taaaagcctggtttgtgcctcggagaggctatgggatccagtaagatcgtccttcctttcctccctagaatctggatgtagcaggtgctcaattgtcaaaatatTATACTAATATCAAACCGTATCTAACCGTAAAATatcgtattttatcaaaccgttattatactaataacggtttgataaaatacagtagactgcctactggttttacctgtaataaggtttgatacagatgattatgattatggttttggcctccaccaccctctcacctaacttgttccaaccatgtctaccacggttttgtcttccgaatgcaccatttctgtaaatttgctaataatcttttaaaaatagtaaatgccattatttttgcaaaattattacgagatctattatactaataacggtttgataaaatacagtagactgcctactggttttacctgtaataaggtttgatacagatgattatgattatggttttggcctccaccaccctctcacctaacttgttccaaccatgtctaccacggttttgtcttccgaatgcatcatttctgtaaatttgctaataatcttttaaaaatagtaaatgccattatttttgcaaaattattacgagatctattatactaataacggtttgataaaatacagtagactgcctactggttttacctgtaataaggtttgatacagatgattatgattatggttttggcctccaccaccctctcacctaacttgttccaaccatgtctaccacggttttgtcttccgaatgcaccatttctgtaaatttgctaataatcttttaaaaatagtaaatgccattatttttgcaaaattattacgagatctattatactaataacggtttgataaaatacagtagactgcctactggttttacctgtaataaggtttgatacagatgattatgattatggttttggcctccaccaccctctcacctaacttgttccaaccatgtctaccacggttttgtcttccgaatgcaccatttctgtaaatttgctaataatcttttaaaaatagtaaatgccattatttttgcaaaattattacgagatctattatactaataacggtttgataaaatacagtagactgcctactggttttacctgtaataaggtttgatacagatgattatgattatggttttggcctccaccaccctctcacctaacttgttccaaccatgtctaccacggttttgtcttccgaatgtaccatttctgtaaatttgctaataatcttttaaaaatagtaaatgccattatttttgcaaaattcctgaatattgtcaaaatgacggaaacccatatgtcaaaaacacatggagatataccaatcctggaagacattcttccatccccacttgaaactgttgagcaggtggaaagtctgtcacatgagctaaaagttaacagtgaatataaaaagagtatggtaagtgttgcttaattcttttagcctgagtatggtaagtgttgctgaatttttttagccttgtacatatgtcttttgattagtttttttgcagatgaaggaaggtggagtggcacataattgattgttcagtgttatgtttaaggtacaaataaaacaaaagcaaaagttactcaaattcgttgatttttgtaatagttaagaaggaaaatattttaatgctatttatttaatacagttggaaattagaaaatctaatgttgagattgaaagatatatattattctctattaccttacagcttatgcattattttaacaggtccagacgctgtctcaaatgggcggtgcaagctgtggagacacagtgagacgaatgatgaggaggatagggacctatggggtctggtctcagtattcactcgttgggcgcaagaggaaacgtgtcttcaaaaccttggatatttgtaatgtaataataagtacgtaaatttgacatttttttggattatatatatgtctgcatgtattatgtattatacttgcatgcttgttaatgacttgtattctagtcttgtgggtatctcctttctcctacgggccaaatgctttgttcttacctagcattttgctttgtttgggtatgaatgtttgtgtaccttcattgtatattttgcaaaatttgccatatatctcattactcctctgcctagcaacaagtctgtctaattatactcaataactatttttcaaagttccccatagtgtcctttattgaaatagagttcatgaaccgtttcaatatccttattttcttctagattatatcttaaagtatatttaaatgttattgtgacattgcattgcaattgagctgcgttgttaaccattctgttcatttcatgagtatattttattttctattttttcatatcattttttttatctgtttttatttttcagtgatgggaatatcagatcatttgatgttcccatcagaaaattgggaaagtcagatcttttgatgttcccaattttcagatggaagcatcagaccatcatggaatgcatgggatgaggtagtttagaatggtggggaggacgacaggggggatggtggggaagacgagggaacagaggagagggtaatggtggagaggacgaggggacaggggaatggagaatgctggggaggacaaaggggacgaggggacggaggaagactggagaacaggggaacacctaaataaaagccaacaatgttattactctgtggcttcttgtctcctgacaaaaagaattataattatatatattaattaattcttataactttccagaagcctgtatcaacacccacactaatgcaactgaaagagatgttgagacaagtattgctgatatgttgaagaacgccccaaacaaacacggtggaaacagatacaaggtaaagtttgccaatttgctgtagtctaattcaatctctttttagtaatctttgtgaacatttatgctatgaataagataaaataatgtaattgattttgactaaatatgtagatatatttaattttctgagcactaataatgaaagaaaaccaaaataagaggtggctactatctctaataatgggctggaataatacaggatataataatatatatatatatataaatatatatacatatatttatatatatatatatttatttatataaatatatatatgatatatatattctattctattagtctattctattctatagttttatatagattcttgttttagtttttttctataatatggaaagggtttttaattaataaattaaatattatataataaaataatgtattattgaaaacaattagtaacaaaaaatatttcattacagggtggtgaagcaagaatacatgtgcatcacatagcagagtcggatatgacgaataatgaaaacagcggagagcctggtgcatggcataccgctgaatcttctctaatgtctatatagaagaatctttgtttctgtgtgtatatatgtatatatatcattaataaaatatatatatatatatatatatatatatatatatatatatatatatatatatatatatatataacctatatatatatatatttatatatatatttatatatatatttatatatatatatatatatatttatatatatatttatatatatatatatatatttatatatatatttatatatatatatatatatatatatatttatatatatatttatatatatatatatttatatatatatttatatatatatatatttatatatatatttatatatatatttatatatatatatatatatttatatatatatatatatttatatatatatatttatatatatatatatatttatatatatatatatatttatatatatatatatatttatatatatatatatatatttatatatatatatatatatttatatatatatatatatttatatatatatatatttatatatatatatatatatatatatatatatatatatatatatatttatatatatatatatatatatatttatatatatatatatatatatatatatatttatatatatatatatatatatatatatatttatatatatatatatatatatatatatttatatatatatatatatatatatatttatatatatatatatatatatatttatatatatatatatatatttatatatatatatatttatatatatatatatatatatttatatatatatatatatatatatatatttatatatatatatatatatttatatatatatatatatatatttatatatatatatatatatatttatatatatatatatatatatatatatatttatatatatatatatatatttatatatatatatatatatatatatatatatatatatttatatatatttatatatatatatatatatatatttatatatatatatatatttatatatatatatatatatatatatatatatttatatatatatatatatatatatttatatatatatatatatttatatatatatatatttatatatatatatatatatttatatatatatatatatttatatatatatatttatatatatatatatatatttatatatatatatatttatatatatatatatttatatatatatatatatttatatatatatattaggttaggtttggtagggttggttagttatcatatatctacgtataactagctagttttacctttacatatataatatttatatatatatatattatataaaaagtttgtgaggaagacctctggtgccaatgtggggacccatagcataggagaagaaaataaaaagtattcagaggagaccttgtggtcactcactaaacactaatattatcttctaccacccccattcttttgtatgtacacatatatttgctttatttgaactttgttacaaagagggagttacatataggttacaaagatggttatcatatatatattatttatatatatatatattatttatatataaatatattatttatatataaatatattatttatatataaatatattatttatatataaatatattatttatatataaatatatatatatataatatatatactattacactacattcttatgtattacactaatatatatatatatatatatattatataaattatttatatatatattatatatataattatataggtcatatgtttttgtatttttgctgatttgttagtaaataataaaagaaatataaattatttgatttttttacccttaaattggttttaatatttaaattgaaaacactaatataatataaaaaatttattatttaaaatatttaaaatatttaaatatatttaaaaataaatattttttattttcaagaaatttaactttaaacacaaagatgtgaaaagggttcagataaggctcaaacctttcacaagagattcatattggtgtatgaatggattatgaatgactcatgttaggagtgtaagttgccacaacatctcaaattagtgttagatacatatgtcttggttataagttttggaaacctatttaagtccacacacaatatcgtatctgatacgataaaacaaacgtttccaatactttcaaattctttccagatatgttgtggcaacctaaaattgtttgctgggttgcctctctgagggggcccggttctggccgtggtccccggtaggcctaagaactccatacacatgactgatgccaaagtctgacattagcatatcagcctgggatagctccggggagccgacggggctccccccagaaaacagcgttgaatgtaatgaaacgccattttctgggtgagacccggaggctccccttgcctctctgagggggccaggttctggccgtggtccccggtagaccctagaactccatacacatgactgatgccaaagtctgacattagcatatcagcctggcatATCATATcagcctatagaaaccccagtgtggttggaagcattctatgtctgccatcgaccgggtcaagcatctagaaaggtaagcattccaaaacaaacccctattctggtgaaaattgctacctaaagctgaactagtggatagaactcctcaacagaaaacaaacaaactagtatgatgtcacacatcaccgcaccgctgtctgcgcagctcccccctccccaggagggggaaggggaagccccagacctcccactcctgctatccacccatcagttctgaggctggatgtcaaaacacacgaaaaaccgctgaccggagggagggagggttgccggggagcctccgggtctcacccagaaaatggtgtttcattacattcaacgctggttttctggggggagccccatcggctccccggagctaactacccacacaggaaggtcaaagggacagaaccgggaggaggacaccacgcaccccccacggaagcgagacaaccggcagcaatcgccaacccaaggcgccacagccccgaaaagtcccgggaacaacacgagaacaacgagcagcaaggacCCAGTTCGAACACCAAAGATCCATGtccgaaagaccgcaaggacacgtcgcccagacggcagcgagagcagcgaagccacgaacgccacgggcatgagggaagaacacaggcagcttagccgcaagaacacgactgacaacccgggacaccatcacccgcgaaccgggaagaacagaaccggatcaacgcaaaacgcgctccagaCACAGATgctgtggcacgcaaacaacagcggagagccaccactgaacacaaaacacgacacacccccggcccgaccaacaaaccatggacccctccagaacgcagcagccccaccccgcgccagaaaagatggagactgctgccacctaaCAACCAAAAAGCTAAAactgaaggagcaagaaaactcagcgacccgaCCCCTAGAGGCAAACGCCAAAAGGAaagagagccgacgaaaaaacaaaccggaaccgaaggagcactaccaaccgaggagaagacagagcacgctgaccagagaccaggatggtgcaagcggtgcatgaacaggccggaggtgaaacgacacacgagacagcttactaacggtgcagaagcaacagcaagactgaaagcaagctgaagcggctccgccagcgccgcacgaaaagaggcgacagtatgtggcaagacgacggccccaacccccaccagaaaaccaagccaacgctaacaagagtaaccacctaagaagggacaggaaaaggaaggaccgccaaaataccccatactgccgccaagagaagtacgcaggtgggacacctaccacgaagccacccgaccaccaaccggaggcaagACCGCAAGGCAGAACGTAAGCAGCCATGACAAGGCCCCtgcgagcccaggaaaaggcggagccacgggaagatctcgggcgcgaccaccgaaacccagacggcacaaggagatggaacgtctgccgaacagaaaagctccccaaagcaagcaagcccgccagttcagaaacgacgggtccgacgtgaGACACCGCAAGACCCCGAAaaaccaaccggcagggcaagctaggaaaccaaagaaggcggaagggttgccgccagaaacagtacccgaaccaaggggtacgagcaaCTGCAACAGACCAAGACAAAGAATCACactacaggacacaggctgaaaaacgCCCTAGAAGCCaaggaacacacgcagaacacccctgcggcagaggaggaaacaagGGAACGCACAAGGAAATAAAGCGGTGGAAACCGACCACGCCCCCCAACATAGTAGCAAGTGCAGGCATAACcgaccaaaggagatgccaggaaaacgactggggagaggcaggatgaaagagcagaagcacaaaaaccccaggaaaacAACCAAGGGTGAACAATCAGGCAGGGAAAGAAAAACCCCACGCACATGAGAGGGCCAAACCAGGGACCCGAAGAccatgaaaaactacaagcaaacccccatatgcaaaccctaggcacaaaacagcagcaaagtgccacaccacaaccggacacaggaacaaggacacgccaccgcgaaacacggtaccaatgcacacgtgcagtagcagcaacaggcaccaccgcaacatgcaacatgtaaatagcaactcgcttctgcagaggcagagaacggagcaggcagaccccagacagggccaacggagacacgacagaatccagcaggcccagaaacctgcacaccaggcgaccGATGGCGGAGAAAcctcgctcgatacctgctggatggggtactgggagctcatttacaccccaagcccggcccgaggtcaggctagactggccagagggtggcccaccaggcagctgcttggagtggcccgcaggcccacataccccccaaaaccaggatgggccggaacttctattcgaaaacaggctagtgtgccctggaagtccacagACGTACCAGCAATAAGgcatatgctcgcaagtaggtcgtgtaacaaccgcagacctctgatggttatacagtgttccccaattgtgcctatagcaccactgcactcccatggtactatcccgcaagttctaccagataggcgggacccaagagacaGAGCTCAAACCCTGAGAGCACAGGCAGGAGCCTtatcaggtgagtacagaaccaacaccacaacccccacacctcataacacgaaaaaaggtgggtcccctgaatgactagcatgggttggacatgcacatgagtgagacaggaagggttgaaaaagggacagtcactggtgtgcgaacggtctcagtcgtacaaaaatatacctaaataaagaaaggtatataaacaacaccgcatccagcgcccggccaaaagatgccagaccgcagaaaatcacctggcgaacggtggcacgaacgtgacactactcaaccgtgcccagaagaacctgggagcaccgccaggtgaagacgccagacccGGACCCGGCCGGACCCGCATGAGAGCAGGATAGAGGCGAAGGAGGCagcccacacccatgacagggaAAAGCTCGgcatcctccccacaactggaaaCCAGGGcacccccggagcgaaggggcacataccgcagcaagggagaagagcgagaggcgaagcacttggGCAAAAAAGgagcaaaaccccagcactgaaacacaccgctcagaccaaaacaaactccacggcgcatgagcATGACACCCTGGCCGAACCACACAACCcactctgcgggaaggcgccaaccagtactaatgcactagaaaagtagccaaaagaggaagcaggaacagtaaaaccggccaacgaagtgaagacagagcccaaaaaggtacccaaccggaccacaagcagcccaacaaggctacaagtagcccaacaggggtacaagtagcccaaccggcccacaagtagcccaaccgggccacaagtagcccaaaccgggcca
This genomic window from Procambarus clarkii isolate CNS0578487 chromosome 1, FALCON_Pclarkii_2.0, whole genome shotgun sequence contains:
- the LOC138357743 gene encoding uncharacterized protein; the encoded protein is MLKNAPNKLCGNRYKVQTLSQMGGASCGDTVRRMMRRIGTYGVWSQYSLVGRKRKRVFKTLDICNVIIKACINTHTNATERDVETSIADMLKNAPNKHGGNRYKGGEARIHVHHIAESDMTNNENSGEPGAWHTAESSLMSI